The genomic interval GCGGTCATGCAGATCAGAAACGAGGAGGAATTCGTTCGATCCGTGCTGGCCAGCCTCTCCGAACAACCGGCCATCTACGGCAAGATCCGTAAGGCCAACCTGGGATGGATCCACGTTGATGAAGATGAAATGATCGAGATGGAACTCGGTAAGAATCAATGCGCGGCCAGCGCAATTCCAACAAGGAGGTGAAGGGACGATGACGACGATCAACTTCGACAAAGTGCTGGACGCCCGCGGGCTCTCCTGCCCACTACCCATTGTGAAAGCGCGTCAGGAGATAGCCAGTTTACAGCCCGGTCAGGTGCTCAAGGTGCTCGCCACCGATCGCGGATCGGTGAAAGACTTCCAGGGCTGGGCGAAGACGGCGAAGAACATCCTGCTCGTGGGCCAGACGACCGAGATGATTGACGGTAAGGAAGTGTACGTGCATTACGTGCAGAAGGTCGGGTGAGAGGCAATCGCCTTCGGCGGGAGAAAGCCCGCTACTTTCAACGAATTCGCGTGAAGGAGGAGAAAAGCCTATGGAATCGTTGATGGGACAAATAACCGAAGCCACGCTCGACAAAGAGTCCGTTCCCTCCAGCGATTCGCCCGCTCGCCTTGCCGAGAGGCTCGCCGCCGTCGAGCAGAAGCTCGCGGATCTTGAAGAGCGTCTGCCGGAGGATCGGGTGTCCATCGTCGTCTTCTCCGGCGACTTGGACAAGGTGCTGGCCGCTTTCATCATCGCCACCGGGGCGGCGGCGCTCGGCCAGCAAGTGAGTATGTTCTTCACCTTCTGGGGGCTGAATGCCGTGCGGCGGAAGAAGGTGACCGAGGGGAAGCCGTTCTTCGAGAAATTGATGGCGCTGATGTCGCCGGCCGACACGCGCGACTTGCCGCTCTCGCAGATGAATTTCTTCGGCATCGGCGCGAAGATGCTGCGCGCGATGATGCAGCGAAAGCAGATCAATTCGCTCGAAGAGTTGATCGGCCTGGCGCGCGAACTGGGCGTGCGGCTGGTTGCCTGCGAGATGTCCCGCGATGTGATGGGGATTAAGGATGAAGAGCTGATCGAGGGCCTGGAGTTGGGCGGCGTCGCCACCTTCCTTGGCGATGCGCTCAAATCGCGGGTCACTCTCTTTGTGTGAGGACAGGGAGGGAGAGGACCAATGAGCGCGAACGCGGTGGCGAATCTTCTGGTGCGAGTGGTCTTCGGCGTCGAGCGGGCGAGCGAGATCGTCAAGCTGGTGCCCGGCGTCGCCCTGGCCGCAGCCGTAATGTTCGTGGCGTTGCCGCTGGCTGACCTTG from Blastocatellia bacterium carries:
- a CDS encoding sulfurtransferase TusA family protein; the protein is MTTINFDKVLDARGLSCPLPIVKARQEIASLQPGQVLKVLATDRGSVKDFQGWAKTAKNILLVGQTTEMIDGKEVYVHYVQKVG
- a CDS encoding DsrE/DsrF/DrsH-like family protein, with the translated sequence MESLMGQITEATLDKESVPSSDSPARLAERLAAVEQKLADLEERLPEDRVSIVVFSGDLDKVLAAFIIATGAAALGQQVSMFFTFWGLNAVRRKKVTEGKPFFEKLMALMSPADTRDLPLSQMNFFGIGAKMLRAMMQRKQINSLEELIGLARELGVRLVACEMSRDVMGIKDEELIEGLELGGVATFLGDALKSRVTLFV